One Lentibacillus cibarius DNA window includes the following coding sequences:
- a CDS encoding MFS transporter, which translates to MNKRVYFLMIVAFVVGMVELIIGGILDLIANDLHVGLGQVGFLITIFSLIFAVGAPILLILTAGIERKQLTLISLAVFLVGNLVTVFSPTYTVVFIGRVISALSGALLIILCLTIAPSIVQPKYRGRAIGIVSMGVSASIVLGLPIGLMLGNAFGWRSPFILIIVLTVLSMIGVMFLMEKVDPKPSSPIKEQLATLKNRRILFGQAITFFFLAGHTTLYAYLTPFAKTILGVDGTWVSVIYMIFGIAAVSGGGVGGYLSDTFGPKRTIMLTTILFAAVMLIIPHATFAMPVFLVILVIWGIISWTLAPATQSYLINLSPETSDIQQSLNNSALHLGIAFGSLVGGVVIEHGSVEQNETVGGLFILFSIGAAIISIYGQRQPKKMQKLKD; encoded by the coding sequence ATGAATAAACGAGTTTATTTTTTAATGATTGTTGCATTCGTTGTTGGTATGGTTGAATTAATCATCGGCGGGATATTGGATTTAATCGCAAATGACCTGCATGTCGGCCTCGGCCAGGTCGGTTTTCTAATCACCATCTTTTCCCTAATTTTTGCAGTCGGGGCGCCGATTTTATTGATACTTACAGCAGGAATCGAACGGAAACAACTGACACTTATTTCACTTGCTGTCTTTCTAGTGGGAAATTTGGTGACTGTGTTCAGCCCGACGTATACGGTTGTGTTTATCGGCAGGGTTATTTCAGCATTAAGCGGGGCACTCTTGATTATTTTATGTCTGACAATCGCTCCTTCCATTGTACAACCAAAATACCGCGGACGGGCAATCGGGATTGTGTCGATGGGGGTCAGTGCATCCATCGTGCTCGGTCTTCCAATTGGTCTTATGTTAGGCAATGCTTTTGGATGGCGTTCCCCATTTATACTAATTATTGTGTTAACTGTCCTTTCTATGATCGGCGTCATGTTCTTAATGGAAAAAGTCGATCCTAAGCCATCCAGCCCCATCAAGGAACAGCTGGCGACGCTAAAAAACCGGAGAATATTATTTGGACAAGCCATCACATTTTTCTTTCTGGCAGGTCACACTACACTTTATGCTTATTTAACCCCGTTTGCTAAAACGATCTTAGGTGTTGATGGAACCTGGGTTAGTGTTATTTACATGATCTTCGGAATTGCGGCGGTAAGTGGCGGTGGTGTTGGTGGGTACTTATCCGACACATTTGGCCCGAAACGTACCATCATGCTGACAACGATACTATTCGCTGCAGTCATGTTGATCATACCGCACGCAACATTTGCCATGCCGGTATTTTTAGTTATTCTGGTTATATGGGGAATCATAAGCTGGACATTGGCACCAGCAACACAAAGCTACCTGATTAACTTATCACCGGAAACATCGGACATACAGCAAAGTCTGAATAACTCCGCCCTTCATCTCGGGATCGCGTTTGGTTCCTTGGTTGGAGGTGTTGTCATTGAGCACGGATCTGTTGAACAAAATGAAACCGTCGGCGGGTTATTTATTTTATTTTCCATAGGGGCCGCAATCATTTCCATCTACGGTCAACGACAACCAAAAAAAATGCAAAAATTAAAGGACTGA
- a CDS encoding SOS response-associated peptidase, whose amino-acid sequence MCGRYTLLADEAEILREFDIPCPIDGYQPSYNIAPGQQILAIINDGKEKRAGYLSWGLVPSWASDEKVGYKMINARSETAHEKPSFKRLMARKRCLIVADSFYEWQRYGDQKQPKRIRLADRELFAFAGLWDKWEFKGKKLFTCTILTKAANDFMEDIHHRMPIILPKDREDAWITADKQTPEEAHRFLETLKIERMQAYDVASYVNSAKNNDAKCIAPIV is encoded by the coding sequence ATGTGTGGACGATATACGCTACTAGCGGACGAGGCGGAGATTTTACGGGAATTCGACATACCCTGCCCCATTGACGGATACCAGCCAAGCTATAATATTGCCCCGGGTCAGCAGATACTGGCGATTATTAACGATGGTAAGGAAAAACGTGCCGGGTATTTAAGCTGGGGCCTTGTTCCGTCATGGGCAAGCGATGAAAAAGTCGGATATAAAATGATCAATGCCCGCAGTGAGACAGCCCATGAGAAGCCAAGTTTCAAACGTTTAATGGCTCGTAAACGCTGTCTGATTGTGGCTGACAGTTTTTATGAATGGCAGCGTTACGGAGATCAAAAGCAGCCAAAACGCATTCGGCTTGCTGATCGTGAATTGTTTGCCTTTGCTGGTCTGTGGGATAAATGGGAGTTTAAGGGTAAGAAACTTTTTACTTGTACAATCCTAACAAAAGCGGCAAATGATTTTATGGAGGATATTCATCATCGGATGCCAATCATTTTACCAAAGGATCGAGAGGATGCGTGGATAACAGCAGATAAGCAGACGCCCGAAGAAGCACATCGCTTTTTGGAAACACTGAAAATAGAGCGTATGCAAGCGTATGATGTAGCAAGTTACGTAAATTCAGCAAAAAATAATGATGCTAAATGTATTGCTCCGATTGTCTAA
- a CDS encoding heavy metal translocating P-type ATPase, with product MGADLQALKQTNAKKTQKRAVMLHKVYEHSELIAALVSGLIILIAWSLEGFLSPVWWVILHLTAFTVGGYAKAKEGIQETIKNKDLNVELLMIIAAIGAAAIGYWTEGAILIFIFALSGALETYTMNKSSREISSLMKLQPEEAMKLTDGEEELVPVSALEVGDHIFVRAGERIPADGMIVKGSTSVDESAITGESVPVNKANDNDVFAGTVALDGSITVKITKPSSETLFQKIIQLVHDAQDEKSPSQLFIERFEGTYVKVVLAVVAIMMFLPTIVFGWSLSESIYRAMILLVVASPCALVASIMPATLSAISSSAKKGVLFKGGVHVENLSNMNAVAFDKTGTLTNGKPKVTDVITLPGTDHDYIIAAAGAIEKESTHPLALAMTAYASKHAAHDFSAIPVTEVKTVSGNGLTASIDGVKWEIGKASFVGAEKAAVFHDGAADQLADEGKTIIFVKAKDTIVAMYALKDTIRKDTKKTISALKKQGIHTIMLTGDNKQTANAIAKEAGVDEFVAECLPEEKVDYLKQLRQQHEHVAMVGDGINDAPALAAADLGIAMGEGTDVALETADVVLMKNELPKITNAMNLSERMNRVIKQNIVFSLAIIGVLIISNFTQLLDLPLGVVGHEGSTILVILNGLRLLKA from the coding sequence ATGGGGGCTGATTTACAAGCCTTAAAACAGACTAATGCAAAAAAAACACAAAAACGCGCTGTTATGCTTCATAAAGTCTATGAACATAGTGAATTAATTGCGGCACTTGTCAGTGGACTTATTATCCTGATTGCTTGGTCGCTTGAAGGTTTTTTGTCACCTGTATGGTGGGTTATACTTCATTTAACCGCGTTTACAGTCGGTGGCTATGCCAAAGCGAAAGAAGGAATCCAGGAAACGATTAAAAATAAAGATCTGAATGTGGAATTGCTGATGATCATTGCTGCAATCGGTGCGGCAGCTATCGGCTACTGGACGGAGGGCGCAATTCTTATATTCATCTTTGCGCTATCTGGTGCACTTGAAACGTATACGATGAACAAAAGCAGTCGGGAGATATCTTCCTTGATGAAGTTGCAGCCGGAAGAAGCGATGAAACTAACTGATGGTGAAGAGGAGCTTGTTCCTGTTTCCGCGTTAGAAGTAGGTGACCACATCTTTGTCCGGGCAGGCGAGCGAATTCCAGCTGATGGTATGATTGTTAAAGGAAGCACCTCAGTTGATGAAAGTGCTATTACTGGAGAATCTGTTCCGGTCAACAAGGCTAACGATAATGATGTTTTTGCCGGTACAGTGGCGCTTGACGGGTCAATTACCGTTAAAATCACGAAACCTTCCAGTGAAACCCTGTTCCAGAAGATTATTCAACTCGTTCATGATGCACAGGATGAAAAATCTCCATCCCAATTATTTATTGAGCGGTTTGAAGGGACGTATGTGAAAGTCGTGTTAGCTGTTGTCGCCATCATGATGTTTTTGCCAACGATTGTTTTCGGGTGGTCCCTTTCTGAAAGTATCTACCGGGCGATGATTCTATTGGTGGTAGCATCACCTTGTGCACTTGTCGCCTCCATCATGCCTGCTACACTATCTGCTATATCAAGCAGCGCTAAAAAAGGCGTATTGTTTAAAGGTGGCGTTCATGTGGAAAACCTTAGCAATATGAACGCGGTTGCTTTCGATAAAACCGGAACACTGACGAACGGCAAACCAAAAGTCACTGATGTCATCACACTTCCCGGTACAGATCATGATTACATTATTGCTGCAGCGGGAGCTATTGAAAAAGAATCTACCCATCCACTGGCACTAGCCATGACAGCATATGCCAGTAAACATGCAGCACATGACTTTTCAGCTATTCCTGTCACCGAAGTTAAAACCGTAAGCGGCAATGGACTTACAGCATCAATAGACGGTGTCAAATGGGAAATCGGTAAAGCATCTTTTGTCGGAGCGGAAAAAGCAGCTGTCTTCCATGATGGCGCAGCAGATCAACTAGCCGACGAGGGAAAAACAATCATTTTTGTGAAAGCAAAAGATACCATTGTTGCCATGTACGCCTTAAAAGATACCATCCGGAAAGATACGAAAAAGACCATTAGCGCATTGAAGAAACAAGGCATTCATACGATCATGCTCACAGGTGATAATAAGCAGACGGCCAATGCTATCGCAAAGGAAGCAGGTGTTGATGAATTCGTTGCCGAGTGCCTGCCGGAAGAAAAAGTAGATTACCTAAAACAGTTGCGCCAACAACATGAACATGTTGCCATGGTCGGCGATGGTATCAATGATGCTCCGGCACTAGCGGCTGCTGATTTAGGCATAGCCATGGGAGAAGGTACAGATGTAGCACTTGAAACAGCGGATGTTGTTCTAATGAAGAACGAACTTCCGAAAATCACTAACGCTATGAACCTTTCCGAGCGAATGAACCGGGTTATTAAACAAAATATTGTCTTTTCGCTGGCTATCATCGGTGTACTCATCATTTCTAACTTCACCCAGTTATTAGATTTGCCATTAGGTGTTGTCGGACACGAAGGAAGCACCATTCTAGTTATATTGAACGGTCTCCGGTTATTAAAAGCGTAG
- a CDS encoding low molecular weight protein-tyrosine-phosphatase, whose protein sequence is MIRVLFICLGNICRSPMAEAIFRDLVKKDGLSDRIVVDSAGIGSWHSGEGPHEGTRSILDRQRIPYDGMTSRQIHKQDFFDFNYLIAMDDQNVRALQEMEAEKEGVTLAKLMDFVDEVEEKNVPDPYFTGNFDYTYELVSKGCSQLLNYIRKTNNI, encoded by the coding sequence ATGATACGTGTGTTATTTATTTGCCTTGGGAACATTTGTCGGTCCCCGATGGCAGAGGCCATTTTCCGGGATTTGGTGAAAAAAGATGGTTTATCTGATAGAATTGTGGTGGATTCAGCCGGAATTGGTTCGTGGCATAGTGGAGAAGGGCCGCATGAAGGAACAAGAAGTATACTTGACAGACAGCGTATTCCTTATGACGGAATGACATCCAGGCAAATACATAAGCAAGATTTTTTTGATTTTAATTATTTGATTGCCATGGATGATCAGAATGTGCGCGCATTACAGGAGATGGAGGCTGAAAAGGAAGGTGTTACGCTTGCCAAGTTGATGGATTTTGTCGATGAGGTGGAAGAGAAGAATGTTCCGGATCCATACTTCACGGGAAACTTCGATTACACGTATGAATTGGTTTCAAAAGGCTGTAGCCAATTGTTAAACTACATCAGGAAAACAAACAACATATAA
- a CDS encoding transporter substrate-binding domain-containing protein produces MVINRMTVAMLLVMIFALSACGNNDVESGDEGSGNKKWNEIQDAGELVVGTPGTLIASSYYEGEGKEKEQLTGYEVEVMREIGKRLDLDINFEIIGFDSVLAAVKNGRIDIAGMGITDKRKKKFNFSDPFKYSYTTMVVREEDYSGIHKLEDLEGKKAGGAASTVYSEIARKFGAEVKTYGNAPNEAYLRDVNNGRTDVVINDYYLSKFGVAAFPQFDIMLHPELKFHPTRKGIVMQDGADQLTREINSALAELREDGTLTKLAKKFYKEDASIKPEGDIREIDGLDF; encoded by the coding sequence ATGGTTATTAATCGGATGACTGTAGCCATGCTGTTAGTCATGATATTCGCTCTGAGTGCGTGTGGTAACAATGATGTAGAGAGCGGAGACGAGGGGAGTGGAAACAAGAAATGGAATGAAATCCAGGATGCCGGTGAACTAGTTGTCGGTACACCGGGTACACTTATTGCTTCTTCGTACTATGAAGGGGAAGGTAAGGAAAAGGAACAGCTAACAGGTTACGAAGTGGAAGTGATGCGGGAAATCGGCAAAAGACTGGATTTGGATATTAATTTTGAAATTATCGGCTTTGACAGTGTCCTCGCCGCTGTTAAAAACGGCAGAATTGACATCGCTGGTATGGGCATAACCGACAAGCGTAAAAAGAAATTTAATTTCAGTGACCCGTTTAAATATTCGTATACTACTATGGTCGTTAGGGAAGAAGACTATTCCGGTATACATAAACTTGAGGATTTAGAAGGTAAAAAAGCAGGTGGAGCAGCCTCGACTGTTTACAGTGAAATCGCCCGTAAATTCGGAGCTGAAGTGAAAACGTATGGAAATGCGCCAAATGAAGCATATCTCCGTGATGTGAATAATGGCAGAACCGATGTGGTTATCAATGATTACTATCTTTCCAAATTTGGCGTTGCGGCATTTCCACAATTTGATATCATGCTTCATCCAGAGTTAAAATTTCACCCTACAAGAAAAGGTATCGTAATGCAGGACGGGGCCGATCAACTGACGAGGGAGATAAACAGCGCGCTTGCGGAGCTGAGAGAAGATGGCACCCTAACGAAATTAGCCAAAAAGTTCTACAAGGAAGATGCCTCCATAAAGCCTGAAGGTGATATTCGGGAAATCGATGGGTTGGACTTCTAA
- a CDS encoding CAP domain-containing protein, with the protein MYNKLIVGSMTAALLFGGAFQTAASASTSDSQNQSYQQKVYYSINGDSRTEFSSDRFTNYLNKHFPQVSWNRDGQKESNEHEDKDQPKQDKSEQQQAPSDEQTTNKQEQPKEQPEAQTPAEQQPVEQQKQQASSQSQQLNEFEQQVVELTNQERTARGLEPLKVDAELSKVAREKSRDMATSNYFSHNSPNYGSPFDMMKQFGISYSTAGENIAKGQRTPQQVVEAWMNSEGHRKNILKPEFTHIGVGYVEQGNHWTQQFIGK; encoded by the coding sequence ATGTATAACAAATTGATAGTAGGATCTATGACCGCAGCGTTATTATTTGGCGGAGCGTTTCAAACTGCTGCATCAGCCAGCACATCCGATTCACAAAATCAGTCTTATCAGCAAAAAGTCTACTATTCTATTAATGGGGATAGCCGGACTGAATTTTCATCCGATCGATTCACTAATTATTTAAATAAACATTTTCCACAAGTCAGCTGGAACCGGGATGGTCAAAAGGAAAGCAACGAACACGAAGACAAGGATCAGCCGAAGCAAGATAAGTCGGAGCAACAGCAAGCACCTTCAGACGAACAAACAACAAACAAACAAGAACAACCAAAAGAACAGCCTGAAGCCCAAACACCAGCAGAACAACAACCGGTTGAACAGCAAAAGCAACAAGCGTCATCACAATCACAGCAGCTAAATGAATTCGAACAGCAAGTGGTTGAACTCACTAACCAGGAGCGGACAGCACGTGGACTGGAGCCGCTTAAAGTAGATGCTGAACTGAGCAAAGTAGCACGGGAAAAATCACGTGATATGGCAACAAGTAACTACTTTTCACATAATAGCCCGAACTATGGTTCACCATTTGATATGATGAAACAATTTGGTATTTCCTATTCTACAGCCGGAGAAAATATAGCTAAAGGTCAACGCACACCGCAACAGGTTGTAGAAGCATGGATGAATAGTGAAGGACACCGCAAAAATATTCTAAAACCAGAATTTACGCATATTGGTGTTGGTTATGTGGAACAAGGCAACCACTGGACCCAGCAGTTTATCGGAAAATAG
- a CDS encoding CaiB/BaiF CoA transferase family protein, translating into MTGALENIRILDLSRVLAGPYCTMILGDLGAEVIKVEAPGGSDETRKWGPPFQNGVSAYYLCANRNKKSITLDLKSEEGHEAIKSLVRESDVIINNFKTGTMQRLGLDYETLSEINPGLVYCSITGFGETGPYKDMPGYDFIIQAMSGLMSITGDSESGPQKVGVAITDILTGLYACVGIQGALLERMHSGKGQKLDLSLYDSAVSALVNVGSNYLMAGKIPEALGNQHANIVPYQTFSTMDGEMVIAVGNDNQFRNLCKILGKPEYASDERFRTNPDRVANRDTLIPLLQAVFSTKPTAYWQKQCEQNNIPCGPIQTVDEVANDPQLNERDMFVDTEHPTAGDIRMIGSPLKLSRTPVQTTNHPPDAGEHNEELLKKLGIINDS; encoded by the coding sequence ATGACCGGAGCACTCGAAAACATCCGAATTCTCGATCTGTCCAGAGTTCTAGCCGGTCCGTACTGCACCATGATTCTGGGTGACCTTGGCGCAGAAGTAATTAAGGTAGAAGCGCCGGGCGGCAGTGATGAGACACGAAAATGGGGTCCCCCATTTCAAAATGGCGTTAGTGCTTACTATCTGTGTGCGAACCGTAATAAGAAAAGCATCACCCTTGATTTAAAATCCGAGGAAGGCCATGAAGCAATTAAAAGTCTTGTACGTGAAAGTGATGTCATCATTAATAATTTCAAAACGGGAACCATGCAGCGGCTTGGACTTGATTATGAAACACTATCCGAAATTAATCCTGGCCTGGTCTACTGCTCGATTACAGGCTTCGGGGAAACAGGTCCATACAAAGACATGCCTGGCTATGACTTTATCATCCAGGCAATGAGCGGGCTGATGAGCATTACTGGGGACAGCGAATCAGGACCGCAAAAAGTCGGGGTAGCCATCACGGATATTTTGACCGGCTTGTATGCTTGTGTTGGCATTCAGGGTGCACTCTTGGAACGGATGCATTCCGGCAAAGGACAAAAGCTTGACCTATCCTTATATGATTCAGCCGTCAGCGCCCTCGTAAACGTTGGCAGCAACTACCTGATGGCCGGGAAAATTCCGGAAGCACTTGGAAACCAGCACGCCAATATTGTCCCGTACCAGACGTTTTCCACCATGGATGGCGAAATGGTCATTGCGGTGGGGAATGATAATCAGTTCCGAAATTTATGCAAAATTTTAGGTAAGCCTGAATATGCATCAGATGAACGGTTCCGGACAAACCCGGATCGTGTGGCCAATCGAGATACGTTAATCCCACTGCTTCAGGCGGTTTTTTCAACCAAGCCTACTGCCTATTGGCAAAAGCAATGCGAGCAAAATAATATTCCATGCGGACCAATCCAGACTGTTGATGAAGTTGCCAATGATCCGCAGCTGAACGAACGGGATATGTTTGTTGATACTGAACACCCAACCGCTGGCGACATTCGTATGATTGGCAGTCCGCTGAAACTTTCGCGGACCCCGGTGCAAACGACAAACCACCCGCCGGATGCCGGTGAACACAATGAAGAATTATTAAAAAAGCTTGGTATAATCAATGATAGTTGA
- the aceA gene encoding isocitrate lyase has translation MDKQTRMERIKNEWENNLRWVGVERPYSAEDVIRLRGSIDIEYTLAKKGAQKLWHLMKNENYVNALGALTGNQAVQQVKAGLKAIYLSGWQVAADANLAGQMYPDQSLYPANSVPEVVKRINKALQRADQIHYAEGDDSIDWFAPIVADAEAGFGGQLNVFELMKAMIEAGASAVHFEDQLSSEKKCGHLGGKVLLPTQTSVRNLISARLAADVMGTPTIIIARTDANAADMITSNVDPYDEPFLTGERTSEGFFRTKAGIDQAIARGLAYAPYADMLWCETSEPDLDEARKFANAIHEKYPDKMLAYNCSPSFNWKRKLTEQEMKDFQKKLGEMGYKFQFVTLAGFHAVNHSMFDLARKYKDDGMAAYSELQQAEFASEAFGYSATRHQREVGTGYFDEVASIISGGTSSTGALAGSTETEQFSG, from the coding sequence ATGGATAAACAAACGCGTATGGAAAGAATCAAAAATGAATGGGAAAACAATTTACGGTGGGTTGGTGTGGAAAGACCATATAGCGCAGAAGATGTCATTCGTTTGCGTGGATCGATTGATATTGAGTACACACTCGCTAAAAAAGGTGCACAAAAGCTGTGGCATCTCATGAAAAATGAAAACTATGTTAATGCGCTTGGAGCATTGACTGGTAATCAAGCTGTTCAACAGGTGAAAGCAGGTTTAAAAGCTATTTATCTGAGTGGTTGGCAGGTTGCCGCAGATGCTAACCTTGCCGGGCAAATGTATCCTGATCAAAGTCTTTATCCGGCCAACAGTGTCCCTGAGGTTGTCAAACGGATCAATAAGGCATTGCAGCGGGCCGATCAGATTCATTATGCTGAAGGGGACGATAGTATCGATTGGTTCGCTCCGATTGTCGCTGATGCAGAAGCTGGTTTTGGTGGGCAGTTAAATGTGTTCGAGTTAATGAAAGCGATGATTGAGGCAGGTGCATCAGCAGTACACTTTGAGGATCAGCTGTCATCAGAAAAGAAGTGTGGCCATTTAGGCGGAAAAGTCTTGCTACCGACACAAACATCGGTCCGTAATTTGATTTCAGCTCGTTTAGCGGCAGATGTGATGGGAACACCAACAATTATTATAGCTAGAACTGATGCCAATGCGGCAGACATGATCACCAGTAATGTCGATCCATACGATGAACCTTTCTTGACTGGTGAGCGTACGTCAGAAGGATTTTTCCGTACGAAAGCCGGAATCGACCAGGCAATCGCACGCGGTTTGGCTTATGCGCCGTATGCGGATATGCTTTGGTGTGAAACTTCCGAGCCTGACCTGGATGAAGCGCGAAAATTCGCTAATGCCATTCATGAAAAATATCCGGATAAAATGCTGGCTTATAATTGCTCCCCATCATTTAACTGGAAGCGTAAATTAACTGAGCAAGAAATGAAAGATTTCCAGAAAAAACTGGGTGAAATGGGTTATAAATTCCAGTTTGTCACACTTGCAGGTTTCCATGCGGTGAATCATAGCATGTTTGATCTTGCGAGAAAATACAAAGATGATGGTATGGCAGCGTATTCGGAATTGCAGCAGGCAGAATTCGCAAGTGAAGCGTTCGGTTACAGTGCAACACGTCATCAGCGGGAAGTTGGTACAGGTTACTTTGATGAAGTTGCTTCTATCATTTCTGGAGGAACATCGTCCACAGGTGCCTTGGCGGGATCAACAGAGACTGAACAATTTTCTGGTTGA
- a CDS encoding YtxH domain-containing protein produces the protein MGKRKLCLGIVVGSIVGGLLSLLDREARSYAKGKWSDVKSGSSYYVKRPSEAVQAVKDVCNQFNEQVTTGADNAMNALEQVEHTLSQFTGNEPEKLEK, from the coding sequence ATGGGTAAACGAAAATTGTGCTTGGGAATAGTCGTTGGATCTATTGTAGGAGGTCTTCTTTCTTTGCTTGATCGTGAAGCGAGAAGCTATGCAAAAGGTAAATGGTCAGATGTAAAAAGCGGGTCATCATACTATGTGAAACGTCCATCAGAAGCAGTGCAGGCTGTGAAAGATGTATGCAATCAATTTAATGAACAAGTGACAACAGGTGCTGACAATGCGATGAATGCACTTGAACAAGTGGAGCATACATTGAGCCAGTTTACAGGCAATGAACCGGAAAAACTCGAAAAATAA
- the mreBH gene encoding rod-share determining protein MreBH encodes MLSTAEIGIDLGTANILIYSKTKGVVLNEPSVVAIDLNTKNVVAVGAEAKEMVGKTPQNIVPIRPLKDGVIADYDVTAQMLKEFLKKVSKTIGMSMRKPTVVVCTPSGSTTVERRAIHNAVSSYGAKHVHLIEEPIASAIGADLPVDEPVANVTVDIGGGTSEVGIISFGGVVSCNSVRTGGDKMDEEIVNFIRKKYNILIGERTAENIKMEIGHADENHVEETMEVRGRDMVSGLPQTVTVSSKEVYTALKESLDQIIETIRLTLENCPPELSGDIVDHGIVLTGGGALLNGLKDWLSDELFVPVHLAPNPLESVAIGTGRSLKMISKLQKAAK; translated from the coding sequence ATGTTATCAACAGCAGAAATCGGAATTGACCTGGGCACCGCAAATATATTGATATATTCCAAAACAAAAGGGGTTGTTCTGAACGAGCCTTCCGTTGTCGCCATAGATTTAAATACAAAAAATGTCGTCGCTGTAGGTGCAGAGGCAAAAGAAATGGTCGGCAAAACCCCGCAAAACATTGTACCAATCCGTCCATTGAAAGACGGTGTAATTGCCGACTATGATGTTACTGCACAGATGCTGAAAGAATTTTTGAAAAAAGTTAGCAAAACCATCGGGATGTCCATGCGCAAACCGACCGTCGTTGTCTGTACCCCATCAGGAAGTACAACGGTGGAACGGCGCGCAATCCACAATGCCGTTAGCAGTTACGGTGCTAAACATGTCCATCTGATTGAGGAACCAATCGCATCAGCAATTGGCGCCGATTTGCCGGTTGACGAGCCAGTGGCCAATGTCACGGTGGATATCGGCGGGGGTACATCCGAAGTCGGAATCATTTCTTTTGGTGGCGTTGTCTCTTGTAATTCCGTTCGCACCGGCGGCGACAAAATGGACGAAGAGATCGTCAACTTCATCCGCAAAAAATACAACATTTTAATAGGTGAACGCACTGCAGAAAACATTAAAATGGAAATTGGACATGCTGATGAAAATCATGTAGAAGAAACAATGGAGGTTCGTGGTCGGGATATGGTCTCAGGCTTGCCGCAAACAGTCACTGTTTCATCGAAAGAAGTGTACACCGCTTTAAAAGAATCACTCGACCAAATTATCGAGACGATACGCTTAACGCTGGAAAACTGCCCACCTGAGTTGAGTGGTGACATTGTTGATCACGGCATCGTGCTGACCGGCGGCGGAGCACTGTTGAACGGATTAAAAGACTGGCTATCAGACGAATTATTCGTTCCGGTTCATCTGGCACCAAACCCGCTTGAATCGGTAGCCATCGGAACTGGTCGGTCACTTAAGATGATTTCCAAGCTACAAAAAGCCGCAAAATAA
- a CDS encoding glutaminase, with product MVQGIANWNTGQTQEWLQKYVDDWVAFYRKHTNDGEVASYIPVLQQADPNDLGISIIGRNGMSIRSGDTEIPFTLQSISKVLSFIVACMERGISYMLDRVDVEPSGEAFNSIMHLEMRQVEKPFNPLINAGAITVASILPGKTSDKRLEPMFQLLEKILGYRPDLNVDVYESERDSSMRNRAIGYYLLEVGFLESDLNITLETYFKQCSIEVTIDDLARIGMVLANDGMDTKTGEEIIPRQVARITKVLMLTCGMYDASGKFATYVGIPAKSGVSGGIVAAVPPRVRDEIMPFTDGCGIGVYGPALGDKGNSIAGIRLLRHIANQWDLSIF from the coding sequence ATGGTACAAGGAATAGCCAACTGGAATACAGGTCAGACACAGGAATGGCTGCAAAAATACGTTGATGATTGGGTTGCTTTTTACCGGAAGCATACTAATGACGGTGAGGTTGCATCGTATATTCCTGTTTTACAGCAAGCAGATCCGAATGACTTGGGGATTTCAATCATCGGCAGAAACGGTATGTCCATTCGTTCTGGTGATACGGAAATTCCGTTTACGCTACAGAGTATTTCCAAAGTGCTTAGTTTTATTGTCGCGTGCATGGAGCGTGGCATTTCCTATATGCTGGACAGAGTTGACGTGGAGCCTTCGGGTGAAGCCTTTAACTCGATTATGCATCTGGAGATGAGGCAAGTGGAGAAACCATTTAACCCGTTGATCAATGCCGGAGCAATAACGGTAGCATCCATTTTGCCGGGGAAAACATCAGACAAACGACTGGAGCCTATGTTTCAATTGCTTGAAAAAATATTGGGATACCGACCTGATTTGAATGTTGATGTTTATGAGTCAGAGCGTGATTCATCGATGCGTAACAGGGCAATTGGTTATTATTTACTGGAAGTCGGCTTTTTGGAATCAGATCTAAATATTACACTGGAAACGTACTTTAAACAATGCTCAATTGAAGTAACGATTGACGACCTGGCCAGGATAGGAATGGTCCTTGCCAATGATGGAATGGATACGAAAACAGGGGAGGAAATTATACCGAGACAAGTGGCGCGGATTACAAAGGTACTCATGCTGACTTGCGGAATGTATGATGCGTCGGGAAAATTTGCTACCTATGTTGGCATTCCGGCCAAAAGTGGAGTTTCGGGCGGGATTGTTGCAGCCGTACCACCAAGGGTAAGAGATGAAATTATGCCATTTACGGACGGATGTGGAATCGGTGTTTATGGACCGGCTCTAGGGGATAAAGGTAATAGTATTGCCGGTATTCGTTTACTTCGGCATATTGCGAATCAGTGGGACTTAAGTATCTTTTAA